Proteins encoded in a region of the Acidobacteriota bacterium genome:
- a CDS encoding glycosyltransferase family 4 protein — protein sequence MRGLRPLLVANFATVVGGGEVGLRMLYQDLVARNHAPVLAVPGTTPLFGDIPQCAVSPRTDWAAQDIRGLAWECDLIHTFGVHGAVTALLARTQKPVIFHALIPNPDPRDQKVARLCDRILCNSNATASRFTAFAQPHVIYNGVRAPEPVRSAPLARPDRRTIVVVGPTCARKGQMDLLPALDRVLVAKPDVDVLFVGRASGPIGLALTDRAKASAGRIGVVGYAPDIADHLVAMALVLVPSRSEGFSRVAVEALRAGTPVLATRVEGLREALDGLRDPWLPDDRSLWADRILGELDQPTHSRDELVAAGARFSPDRYVDEILSHYHDALHRHD from the coding sequence ATGAGGGGACTGCGGCCGTTGCTCGTCGCCAACTTTGCCACCGTCGTTGGCGGCGGTGAGGTTGGCCTTCGAATGCTCTACCAGGATCTTGTCGCGCGAAATCACGCACCGGTCCTGGCCGTGCCAGGAACCACTCCGCTCTTTGGCGATATTCCGCAGTGTGCGGTCTCTCCGCGCACGGATTGGGCGGCCCAGGACATCCGTGGACTCGCGTGGGAGTGCGACCTGATTCACACATTCGGTGTCCACGGCGCTGTGACGGCACTGCTCGCACGCACTCAAAAGCCTGTAATCTTTCACGCCCTGATCCCCAATCCCGATCCCAGGGACCAGAAGGTGGCGCGCCTGTGCGACCGCATTCTCTGCAATTCCAACGCGACCGCTTCGAGGTTTACGGCGTTCGCCCAGCCCCATGTGATTTACAACGGCGTGCGCGCTCCAGAGCCAGTCCGATCCGCGCCATTGGCCCGACCAGATCGGCGCACCATCGTGGTGGTGGGACCGACGTGCGCGCGAAAGGGACAGATGGACCTCCTGCCCGCACTCGATCGCGTGCTGGTCGCGAAGCCCGACGTGGATGTGCTGTTTGTTGGCAGAGCATCCGGGCCTATCGGCCTCGCCCTGACCGATCGCGCCAAGGCGTCGGCCGGTCGGATAGGCGTGGTCGGATACGCGCCCGATATCGCCGATCACCTGGTGGCGATGGCGCTGGTTCTGGTGCCGTCGCGTTCCGAAGGATTTTCGCGGGTGGCCGTCGAAGCGTTGCGCGCCGGCACCCCGGTGCTGGCGACCCGCGTCGAGGGGCTGCGTGAGGCCCTCGATGGTTTGCGCGATCCCTGGCTGCCCGACGACCGCAGCCTGTGGGCCGATCGCATCCTTGGCGAACTGGACCAGCCCACACATTCACGCGACGAACTGGTGGCGGCGGGTGCCCGCTTTTCACCTGATCGGTACGTCGATGAGATTCTGAGTCACTATCACGATGCCCTTCATCGACACGACTGA
- a CDS encoding glycosyltransferase, translated as MRKLILACDHPDFHTGFATVGRAVAHGLRATGEWAIELLPLSTDEPLDSSVLTANPPGGEGRSRTLLCIGSPRQQTRLLDTLDGERLRPLVHVVSYLAVDHAPVSPLLGRLYGRLDTIVPYTRFAAEALRRAFPEISPRLAAPIPHGIDVDLFGASDFAERRATRMRVFGVTDDRTMVIGFFGRNVGHKHPELALRIFEAFAHGHFGRCLHCMRVTPFDRDPIDGSARVRSSCAHCGKDGLSRVDVPDSRLYLHTESGAEHAGYRNGVWNLHRLARHLDIQSHIVLDRSLLPGLGVDAAELVRRMGACDIHLLSSDAGGWELTVLETAACGVPNVITDVGGAPEYARPFSEVVAPSVRALQPDRSHAHMDIGAAIDALLRLTTDPVRRAAMGQIAVATARHYRWSNIIPLWDRVLRHSTPGTAATDD; from the coding sequence ATGCGTAAGTTGATTCTCGCGTGCGATCATCCGGATTTTCATACAGGATTCGCCACGGTCGGCCGGGCTGTCGCCCACGGCCTGCGCGCCACCGGTGAGTGGGCGATCGAACTCCTGCCGCTGTCAACTGACGAACCCCTTGATTCTTCCGTGCTCACGGCCAACCCGCCCGGCGGTGAAGGGCGGAGTCGCACTCTCCTGTGTATCGGATCACCACGCCAGCAGACGCGGCTGCTCGACACGCTCGATGGGGAGAGACTGCGCCCCCTGGTGCATGTGGTGTCGTACCTTGCGGTGGACCACGCACCCGTATCGCCGCTCCTCGGGCGGCTCTATGGCCGGCTGGACACCATCGTGCCGTACACGCGTTTTGCGGCCGAAGCGCTCCGTCGGGCGTTCCCGGAAATCTCGCCACGGCTTGCGGCGCCCATTCCGCACGGCATCGACGTGGATCTGTTTGGCGCGTCAGACTTTGCGGAACGCCGGGCCACGCGAATGCGCGTGTTCGGCGTCACCGACGATCGGACGATGGTGATCGGGTTTTTTGGTCGCAACGTCGGTCACAAACACCCGGAGCTCGCCCTCAGGATCTTCGAGGCGTTCGCCCACGGCCACTTCGGCCGATGCCTGCACTGTATGCGCGTGACGCCGTTCGATCGGGATCCGATTGATGGCTCAGCGCGCGTACGGTCGTCGTGTGCCCACTGCGGCAAAGACGGGCTCAGTCGCGTGGATGTGCCTGACTCGCGTTTGTACCTGCACACCGAGAGTGGCGCAGAACACGCCGGGTATCGCAATGGCGTGTGGAACCTCCACCGCCTTGCGCGCCATCTGGACATCCAGTCACACATCGTTCTCGACCGGTCACTGCTGCCAGGCCTGGGCGTTGACGCGGCTGAATTGGTGCGCCGGATGGGCGCGTGTGACATCCACCTCTTGTCATCGGACGCCGGGGGGTGGGAACTGACGGTACTCGAGACCGCCGCGTGCGGCGTCCCCAACGTCATCACCGATGTCGGCGGGGCGCCCGAATATGCGAGGCCATTTTCAGAGGTCGTGGCGCCCTCAGTGCGCGCACTTCAGCCGGACCGCTCCCACGCGCACATGGACATCGGCGCGGCGATCGACGCCCTGCTCAGACTGACCACTGATCCGGTCCGTCGGGCCGCGATGGGCCAGATCGCCGTGGCGACGGCGCGACACTACCGGTGGTCGAACATCATTCCCCTCTGGGATCGCGTGTTGCGCCACTCGACACCGGGCACAGCGGCAACAGACGATTGA
- a CDS encoding glycosyltransferase family 2 protein, producing the protein MTLTNLDTSSFDTQGDPVYATMITGKSLHRAGWAMLALENFRLQTYRNRYLVVVNDGDFDLDLDAARLPPDRVISIRPSQRHSLGELRNIALDAIPNGALWVFWDDDDWRHPRLMTAQHRVLTELGVAGCFMASQVKYAFGIDAAFEHGNPGGFAGTLMAYNDPAQRFPDLARGEDSVFADALKRTKRWYLWRNPPHYYFRFIHGANTCDEAHFKLHRQAPGKWRVSPEAAAWLNRLLPLCPVSSGATRDPRGE; encoded by the coding sequence GTGACATTGACGAACCTCGACACCTCGTCGTTCGATACGCAGGGCGATCCGGTCTACGCGACCATGATTACCGGGAAATCACTCCATCGCGCTGGCTGGGCGATGCTCGCCCTGGAGAACTTCCGGTTGCAGACCTACCGCAACCGCTACCTCGTCGTGGTCAACGACGGCGACTTCGATCTCGATTTGGATGCGGCCCGGCTGCCGCCGGACCGCGTCATCTCGATCCGGCCCAGTCAGCGCCACTCGCTTGGTGAGTTGCGAAACATCGCACTCGACGCCATCCCCAATGGCGCGCTCTGGGTGTTTTGGGATGACGATGACTGGCGGCATCCGCGGCTGATGACCGCCCAGCATCGCGTGCTCACCGAACTGGGCGTCGCCGGGTGTTTCATGGCCTCTCAGGTCAAGTACGCGTTTGGCATTGACGCCGCGTTTGAACACGGGAACCCGGGCGGCTTCGCCGGTACGCTCATGGCCTACAACGACCCGGCCCAGAGGTTCCCCGACCTCGCCAGAGGCGAGGACTCAGTCTTTGCAGACGCGCTGAAGCGCACGAAGCGCTGGTACCTCTGGAGGAATCCGCCGCACTACTACTTCCGCTTTATCCACGGCGCAAACACCTGCGATGAAGCGCACTTCAAACTGCATCGTCAGGCACCTGGGAAATGGCGCGTGTCCCCTGAAGCGGCAGCCTGGCTCAATCGTCTGTTGCCGCTGTGCCCGGTGTCGAGTGGCGCAACACGCGATCCCAGAGGGGAATGA